In the genome of Notamacropus eugenii isolate mMacEug1 chromosome 5, mMacEug1.pri_v2, whole genome shotgun sequence, one region contains:
- the LOC140508709 gene encoding olfactory receptor 52H1-like, translating into MAPFNMSYFNAAPFTLMGIPGLEEYHIWISVPFCTVYLVAIAGNSILLYLITTEHSLHAPMFYFLAMLAVTDLVLSTTCVPKTLSIFCLGPQEIAFSSCLTQLFFLHYSFVLDSAILLAMAFDHYVAICSPLRYTTILTPQVIVKIMVGISIRSFCVFVPCVLLVKWLPFCQTHLTHHTYCEHISVARLSCADISINIWYGFAVPIMTVISDVVLIIISCTFILKAVFHLPSHDTRQRALGTCGSHVCIILMFYIPAFFSILAHRFGHNVPLTFHIMFASLYVVIPPALNPIVYGEKTKQVREKVFLLFSRKGKK; encoded by the coding sequence ATGGCCCCTTTCAACATGAGCTATTTCAATGCAGCCCCCTTCACCCTGATGGGCATTCCAGGGCTAGAAGAGTACCACATCTGGATTAGTGTTCCTTTCTGTACTGTCTACCTGGTAGCCATTGCAGGTAACTCCATCCTGCTGTACCTCATCACCACAGAGCATAGCCTGCATGCACCCATGTTCTACTTTCTTGCTATGTTAGCAGTCACTGATCTTGTCTTATCTACCACATGTGTCCCCAAAACCCTCAGCATATTCTGTCTTGGTCCTCAGGAAATTGCCTTCTCGAGCTGCCtcactcagttgtttttcctgcATTATAGCTTTGTCCTAGACTCTGCCATTTTGTTGGCAATGGCATTTGACCACTATGTGGCCATCTGTTCCCCTCTGAGATATACAACCATCTTGACTCCTCAAGTCATTGTCAAGATTATGGTGGGCATCTCCATCAGGAGCTTCTGTGTTTTTGTCCCATGTGTTTTGCTGGTAAAGTGGCTGCCTTTCTGCCAGACACATCTTACCCACCACACATATTGTGAGCACATCAGTGTGGCCCGGCTTTCTTGTGCCGACATCTCCATTAATATCTGGTATGGTTTTGCTGTGCCAATAATGACTGTGATTTCAGATGTGGTCCTTATTATCATTTCCTGCACATTCATTCTCAAAGCTGTCTTTCATCTCCCATCTCATGATACTCGTCAGAGGGCTCTAGGCACCTGTGGTTCCCATGTCTGTATTATCCTCATGTTCTACATACCAGCCTTCTTCTCTATCCTTGCCCACCGCTTTGGGCACAATGTACCTCTCACCTTCCACATTATGTTTGCCAGCCTCTACGTGGTCATCCCACCTGCCCTCAACCCAATTGTTTatggagagaaaacaaaacaggTAAGGGAGAAAGTCTTCCTCTTGTTCTCTAGGAAGGGCAAAAAGTAA